Sequence from the Amycolatopsis sp. NBC_00345 genome:
GCGGCGGTGAACGGGATCCAGCCGCCGGAGAGCCGGGCCGCGGCCTCACGCCGGATCCTGATGGACCTGCAGACGAAGATCGGGCAGCTCACCGGGCAGGCGGCCACCTTCTCCGAGCAGACGATCAACCAGCTCACCGATCTTGGCCGGCAGCTCGGCGGTTCGGACTCGACCAGCACGAGCAGCGCGTCTTCGAGTCACGTGCCGGAATCGTTCAACAGCAACGGTTCCCACGCGGGCGGCGGCGGTGGCGACAGCGGCGGCGGGTCCGTCACGAAGCCGCGGCTGCCGGTCGCGGTCCCGCCGCAGCCGGGCAGCGGGGTCGGCATCAACCTGCCCGGCGGCAAATCCGTGATGGCGCCGAACGAGACGGCGGCCAAGGCCGTGCGCGCGGCCCTTTCCCAGCTCGGCGTGCCGTACGTGTGGGGCGGCACCGCCCGCGGCCAGGGCCTCGACTGCAGCGGGCTGACCATGACCTCGTACCAGGACGCGGGCCTGCAGCTGCCGAGGACGGCCAAGCAGCAGACCGTGGGCGCCGAGGTGCCCTCGATGGACCAGCTGCTGCCCGGCGACCTCGTGGTCTGGTCCGGGCACGTGGCGATGGTGATCGGCGACGGGCAGCTGGTCGAGGCCGGCGACCCGGTGCAGGTCAGCAAGATCCGCACCACCAACGCGGGCCAGCAGTTCATCGGGTTCTACCGGCCGACGGGATGAGTTGCTGATCCGACCGGAAGCAGGCGGAACGGTCCGCAGCCGACCTGCTCACGGGAACCGTTTCCGCCGTGGCTGTAGTCGGATCAGCAACTGAAAGGCAGAGTATGGCTGAGTTCGACGTCGACCTGGCCGCGGCGCGTGTCGCCGAACAGGCCGAGCGTGCCGGGGCGGACGCGGCCGCGCGGTTCGCCCGGTCCGGTCCCGTGGTGGGCAAGGCGGAGGTTGGTGACGTGGCGGTGGAGGTCGCCCCCGGCGGTTTGCTGACGGGGCTGACGCTCTCGCGGTCCGCGTTGCGTTCGGGTTCCGAGGCGCTGGCCGCGCAGATCGTCGAGCTGGCCCACCGCGCGCAGCGGCGGGCGGGCGACCGGATGCACCAGGTGCTCGCGCCGGTGCTGGAGCCCGCGCAGCTCACGTCACTGGGCTACGAGCCGCTGGCTGAAGACGACCCTGACTACTACGACGACCGCCCGGAGATGCCGTGAACGCGCTCAGCACCCGCGCGCTGATCGAGCAGGCGCGGTCCCGCGAAGCCGCGCTGACCCAGGTTTCCGCGCTGATGGCGCAGGCCCGCGGCACCGCGCACGCGCCCGACGGCACGGTCGAGGTCACCGTGGACGCGCTCGGCTCGCTGCACCGGCTGTGGCTCGCGCCGTCGGTGATCAACGCCGATCCGTCACGGCTTTCCGCGCTGATCATCGACGTCACCTCCGCCGCCATGACCGAGGCGGCGCAGGACAGCTACAACAAGGTCGCGCTGCTGCTCGGCGCGGAGATGACCGAGCTGGTCGAACAGCTTTCCGGCGTGCCCGCCCCGGCCCGCGCCGAGGACGACGACCCGGGCATGACCGTCGAGGAGTTCCAGCGCCAGCGTGCGGAACGGCTGGGGGAGCGGACCGTCGCTGCCTCCAGTGCGACGCCCGTCGCGGACGTTTCAGCGGACGACGACTGGACCACGTTCGACCCGGCCTCCCTGCGTTCGGACCGCTGAGGAGATCACCACTCCAGGCGAACCCGAACGGCTGGCTGCGGAGGCGGGTTCGGGCCGGGTGAGGCGAAAATCCGGGCATGCGAACGAAGATCGTCTCCGCCGTACTCCTCCTGGCCGGTGTCTGCGCGCCTCCGGCGGCCGCCGCGAGCGTGAGCGCCCGGACCGGGCCCGGCACCGTGTTCCCCGCCGCGGCCGGGGCGCTCGACGATCGAGCCGCGGCCGTCTGCACGGTGCGCGCCGAACCGGTCGACGGTAATGACGGCTGGGCACGGCTGAGCAGTGGCGGCTGGGTCCCGGCAGCGCAACTCAAGACGGTGACCGCCGCGCCCGAGTGCGAGGGGACCGGCGCGTACCCCGCCGGCGACGACTACCCGTACCGGACGGCCGGTGCCGACAACGTTGACAGGTGGGCGTTCTACCGCGGCCAGTGCACGTCGTTCGTCGCGTGGCGGCTGGAGCAGACGCTCGGGTACTTCCACAACTTCCAGTGGCACAACGGGATTCCCGGCCACTGGGGCAACGCCGTCGACTGGGACGACAACGCGCGCAAGCTCGGCTACCGCGTCGACCGCGTGCCCGTGCCCGGCGCCGTGGCGCAGTGGGAGAGCGGGCACGTGGCGTACATCAGTGCTGTGCAAGGGAAAACGGTCACGGTTGAGGAGTACAACTGGGTCACGCCGCTGGCTTACGACATCCGGGTGACGACCATGGACCGGATCAGTGCGGTGCTGCACGTGGTGCCCGGCCGGTAATCCCGGTGACCGGTACGCGGGCTCGGTGAGGTCTGGACCACCGTGGGGAACTGTGCGTTAATTCAAGACGTGAAGTTTGGTTTCTCGTCGAAGAGAACCCGAATGCGCGGCGCCGGCCAGCGGCCCGCGCGGGTCCCTTTCGGCCACCGGAAGCGGTACTCCTGCCGCTTCCGGTGATGCTCACTTGCCTCCCCGCCCCCACCGGAAGGTTCCCCATGTCCGTCAAACGACGCCCGTTCGGGCTCGTGGGCAAGGCATTGGCGTTTTTCGCCGCCTGCCTCGGCCTCGCGTTCGGCTCGCCGGCCCTCACTCCACACGCCACCGCGGCGACGCCGTTCAAGGTGCTCGCGTTCTACAGCGGCACGTACGACGCCGCGCACATCAGCTTCGAGAAGGAGGCCAACGTCTGGTTCCCCCAGCAGGCGGCGGCCAACGGCTTCAGCTATTCCTCCACCACCAACTGGGACCAGCTCACCAGCATCACGCCGGACCAGTACCAGGTGGTGATGTTCTACGACGACCAGCCGCAGTCGCAGGCGCAGTTCGAGGGTTTCCAGCGGTACATGAACGCGGGCGGCGCGTTCTTCGGGTTCCACGTGACGGCGTACAACGACGACTCCACACCGTCGTACGCGAACTGGTTCCACAACGACTTCCTCGGCACCGGCCGGTTCGTCTCCAACAGCTGGGGCCCGACCGCCGAAACGCTGAAGATCGAGAACCGCACGCACCCGTCCACGGTGAACCTGCCCGCGACCATCCAGTCCTCGGTCAGTGAGTGGTACTCCTGGCAGAACGACCTGCGGCAGAACCCGAACATTTCGATCCTGGCCTCGCTCGACCCGTCGACCTTCCCGGTGGGCGACGACCCGAACCAGACCTGGTACAGCGGGTACTACCCGATCATGTGGACGAACAAGAACTACAAGATGATCTACGCGAACTTCGGCCACAACAAGATGAACTACGACACCAACACCGCGCTGTCGTCGACCTTCGAGAGCGCCGACCAGAACAAGTTCATCCTCGACGGCCTGCGCTGGCTGGGCGGCGCCTCGAGTGACGGCGGCACCCCGCCGGCGGGCGGCATCTCGCCGACCGCGTGGTACCCGGTGGTGAACAAGGCCAACGGCAAGTGCGTCGACGCGCGCTCCGCGGCCTCGGCCAACGGCACCGTGATCCAGCAGTACACGTGCAACGCCTCGAACGCGCAGCAGTTCCAGTTCCAGCCGACCAGCGCCGGGTTCACCCGGGTGAACAACCGGACCAATCCGGCGCAGGTCATCGACGTGTCCAATGTGGCCACCACGGACAACGCCGGACTGCAGCTGTGGGCTTACAGCGGCGGGACCAACCAGCAGTGGCAGCCGGTCTCCGAGGGTGCCGGGTACTACCACTTCGTGGCCCGTAACAGCGGAAAGTGCCTGACCGTGCCCGGCGGCTCGACGGCGGACAGTGTCCAGCTGGTCCAGTCGGCCTGCAACGGTGGTGCGGCGCAGTCGTTCCACGTGGCGTGACGAGTTCTTGGGTCAAAAGCCGTTAAGGCCTCCTTACCCGCGTCCGACGCGGGTAAGGAGGCCTTAACGGACTTTCTCAACGGTTCGGGGCTCGCTCGACGATCATTCGCAACGCCTCGACGTGCTCCAGGAACCGTTCCCGCCCTTCGGCGGTGGCCTGGACCGAGGTCTTGGGCACCCGGCCGAGGTAGGTCCGGCGCTGCTCGATGTACTCGGCTTTTTTCAGTGTCGCCAGCTGTTTGGACAGTGCGGAGTCCGAAAGGGACACTCCGTCGCGCAGGAAGGCGAAGTCGCACCACTCGGCCGCGCAGAGCACCGACATGATGGCCAGCCGCGTCGGGTCCGACAACAGGCGGTCCAGTTGCGGTGCGGTCATGCGTTCGGGCGCCGCTGCGACGCCGCGACCAGCGACTGGCCCAGCGCGAACAGCGCGGTGAACGCGGCGCCGTAGACCACGCCGACCACGGTGTTCGGGTAGTCGCGCAGCCCGACCGCGCCGGCCAGGCTGCCGGCGAAATCGGTGCCGTACTGGGCGATCAGCCACGCACCCAGTACCCCGATGGCCAGCACGACCCCGAAGACCCACGGGACGAACGGCTGCCGTTGCTGCACCCCGCGCATCCTGCCGAGCAGCGACGACCGCTCGTAGCGGCTGGCCACGAACACCACGACCAGCGCGACGATGACCAGTACCGCGACCAGTTTGGCGCCGCTGAGCGAGATGAAGTCGTTGGCGGCCGAGCCCCCGGCGGCCACCACGAACATCACCGCGTAAACCCACCACGGCAGGCGCGCCGCCCGCCGGGTCTGCTCCTGGTGCGCGCGGACCGACGCCAGCGCCTCCGCTGCCTGCTGCCGCTCGTCCTGCTGGTTCATGACTGCCTCCCTTTGACTACTTGCCTACTTGGAAAGTACTCACTTCTTTCCGATTAGGCAAGTAGTCGCGCGGGCGGTGGTCGCGGCTGCCCACCGACGAACGCGGCGCGGCCTCAATCAGGCCGCGCCGCGTTCGCTTCGGGTCTTCACGCCCGGGTGGATCAGTAGTCGGCGATCACGCGCCAGCCGCCGGGATCGACACCGGCCGGGGCCGCGCGCAGCGTCTCGCAGTGAAAGCCGTGCAGCTGTCCCTGCTGAGCCATGATGTTGCCGGCCGTCATGCATTCTCCGTACGAGCCGTATTCGATCGGCGGGCTCGCGCCGCCGCCGTCGGCGCTGGCGATGCCGCCGCACAACACCGCGGCGGCCGCGGAGGCGGCCACGAGAAGACCGGCGGACCCGGCCTTGCGCAAGATGCTCATTCGTCTCCTCGGAGGGTTCGTCTCGGCCCAGCGGAAATGGTCGCTGAGAGTGAGGCCGACTCTTCCAGCGTGGTCAGGGGGCTTCAACCGGCTGAGCCGAGGTCTGCCTGAACGTCTCTGGGTGACTTTGCGCTCAAGCCGGACGCCACGTCGTCTGCATCCGGACCACCAGCACGGCCAGCACCAGCAACGCGATGGCGATCAGCACCGCGGCCCACCGGCCGTCGTCGGGGGCGGCGCCCAGCGCGGCGGGCAGGATCACCAGCGACGTCACGAGGTAGGCCAGGTGGGTGCCGGGCTCGCCGGGGTGGTCGCCGCCGAGCAGGCCGGCCACGTCGGCGACCGCCTGGACGAGCAGCGCCAGCTCGATCACGACCAGGGCCGGCAGTACCCGGCGGCGACGGTAGCGGCCGGCGAGCCCGGTGCCGAGCACCACGAGCCCGCCGGCCACGCAGACCACCGTGGTGGTGAAGGCGAGGGACTCGATCACGCTGCTGTCGCCTGTTTCGCCTTGCGGCGGCGGCGTTTCGAGCCGGTCCGGAACAGCCAGGTGGACAGCCCGGTGAGCATCAGCGCCAAGGGCGCCAAGCCGAGCACGAACCACACGATCCGCCACCAGGGGCCGATCAGCCAGCCGAAGTGGGCGGGCTCGAAGACCCTGTCGTAGAACGTGTTCGCGCCCGGTTGCGGTTTGCCGTCCATATCGGACACATGCGTCGCGTCGTGGCTGTCGACGTACACCGTGTGGTCGCCGCCGAAGAAGGCGCGCTCGCCGTACGGCTGGTAGCCGGGGCTCGCGATCGAGACGTTGTAGTACCCGCTCTGCGGGGCGGTCACGTAACGCACTTCGCCGGGCGTGACGGCGAGGGCCGCGGCGGCCGCCCGGTCGATCCCGATCTCGGGGGTGCCCGGCGCGGCGGGGCTCGCGGTGAACGAGTACTTGGCTGTGTCGGCGGGCGCGCCGCCGGTGACGGCCAGCCACGCGTCCTTCGCCTGCGGCAGGTAGAACGCGGCGCCGGTGACGCCCCACATCAGCACAAACGGCACCGTCGCGATGCCGATCACGTTGTGCAGGTCGAAGTCTCGGGCGAACCGGCCCTTGCCGGTGCGGACGCGGAAGCCGTGCGAGAACCGCCGGAACCCGGGCCACCACACGACGATCCCGGTCAGCGCCAGCAGCACCATCAGCAGGCCGAGCACCACCAGGATCAGCAGTCCCCAGTTCATGCTCGGCGACCAGTCGATCCCGATCGACGGCACGGGCGCGGCCAGCCACGAGACGTAACCCGGGTCGTTCGCGCAGGTCAGCCCGCAGTCGTGCAGGTTCACCAGGAAGCCCATCACGCCGTTTTCGATCCGGGCCTCGCCGTTGATCCGCCCGGTGCCGGGGTCGACGGCGTACGCCTGCGCGAAGTCCGCGTCACCGACGGCGAGGATCCCGCCGTCGGCGCTGACCCACGCGGGGGAGAACTCCGGGTGGGCCGCCGCGACGATGTCGCGCGCCTGCTGGAAACCGACGGGGTGCGAGCTGTCGGTGTGCTGGTAGAACTCGCCGTGCGTCGCCCGGAAGTACTCCGCGTGGTACAGCAGCACCGCCCCGGACGTCGTCTCCAGCACCAGGAACAGGCCGAGCACGAGCGACGTCCACCGGTGCGTCACGATCAGCGCCCGCCGTACCGGCTTGCGGTGCAGCCACCGCCGGAAGTTGCCTTTGCGGGCCAGGCGGACCGGTTCCGCGCGGGTCAGCTCGTCGGTAGTCATGGTCCCCCTCACTCTCGATCGAGAGTGAGGTTAGCCTTGCCTACGTGACGAGGTAAAGTCCCTGTGATCCACGCGCCTTTCTCGCTCAGCGACGGAGCCGGGCCCAGTCACCACACATGCTCGCCATGGGTGTCCTGCTCGCCGAGGCGTTCCAGCTTCTTCCAAGCCGGAACTTCAGGACTGGACCACGCCATGCCTCCCGATCGTCGCCCGCGTGACCGTCTACTTCGGAATCAGCTACGGGCGGCGACCCCTTGCCAAGGCACACTTGCCTGACAAGGGGTCGCCGCCCGTAGTCACGGTCCGGCTTCGGGGCGCATTCCCCGCAGCAGCCCGTTAATCCCGCTCGATCGCGTGCCCCACCACGTCCGGCCCCGGATGCGCATGCCCGGACCCATCGCGTCGCAAGTCCACTTCAGGCAGCTCCACCGGATCCCCGTTCCGGGCCGCCCCAGCCGGCCGCGGCCCGATCCAGGCCACCGTCACGCCGGTCTCGCCCTTCAGGAACCGGTGCGCCCGGACCCCGGCCGTCGCCCGGCCCTTCGCCGGGTACTCGCTGAACGGGGTCACCTTCACGCTCTGCCCGGTCGCCGTCACGACCATCGGCTCCCCGTGCTCCTCGTCATCAGTCCGGACCGCGCCGAAGAAGACCGCGCTGCCGCCGGCGGGAATGTTGATCCCCGCCATGCCGCCGCTCTTCAGCCCCTGCGGGCGAACCAGCGAAGCGGCGAACCGCAGCAGCGAAGCCTCGGACGACACAAACGCCAGCGTCTCACTGCCATCAGTCAGCCAAGTCGCGCCGACAACCTGGTCCCCGGCCTTCAACGAGATCACCTCGAACTCGTCCGACCGCACCGGCCACTCGGGCGCGCACACCTTCACCACGCCGCCGCGCGTGCCCAGCGCCAGCCCGGCTGACCCGGCCGCCTGCTCACCGAGCGGGGCGATACCGACCACGGTCTCGCCCTTTTCCAGCGGCACCAGCTCTTTGGCCGCCATACCGCCGCGCAGCGACACCGTGCCGGCTTGTTCCGGCAGGACCGGCAACGGCAGCACGTCCGTCTTGAACGCGCGCCCGCGACTGGTCACCAGCAGTACCTGCCCGCGCGCGGTGGTGTGCACGACGGCCGAAACCGCGTCGTGCTTCACCCGGCCGTTGCGACGCCGGACCTCGGACGCCTCCTCCGACTCGGCGGCCGTCCGCGCCACCAGGCCGGTGGCCGACAGGATCACCTGGCACGGGTCGTCCGTGATCTCCAGCGGGCCGGACGGCTTCGAGGCCGCCAGCACCTCCTTGAGGTCACCGTCGATCAGCCGGGTGCGCCGCTCGGTGGGGAAGTCCTTCGAGATCTTCGCCAGCTCCGACGAGACGAGCTTCTTCAGCACCGTCTCGTCGTCGAGGATCGTGCTCAGCTCCGCGATCTCCTCGCGCAGCTTGTCCTGCTCCGCCTCCAGCTCCAGCCGGTCGTACTTGGTCAGCCGGCGCAGCGGGGTGTCGAGGATGTAGGTCGCCTGGATCTCGGAGAGCTTGAAGCGCTGCATCAGGCCGTCCTTGGCCGCCTGCGCGTTTTCGCTCTCGCGGATCAGCTTGATGACCTTGTCGATGTTCAGCAGCGCGGTCAGCAGGCCCTCGACGAGGTGCAGCCGCTCCTCACGCTTGCGACGGCGGTAGCGCGTCCGCCGGGTGACGACCTCGTAGCGGTGCTTGAGGAAGACCTCCAGCAGCGCCTTGAGCCCGAGCGTGCGCGGCTGGCCGTCGACCAGCACCAGGTTGTTGATGCCGAAGGACTGCTCCAGCGGCGTCAGCCGGTACAGGTCGGCCAGCAGCGCCTGCGGGTTCACGCCCACCTTGCACTCGATGACCAGGCGGGTGCCGTTCTCGCGGTCGGTGAGGTCCTTGACGTCGGCGATGCCGGTGAGCCGCTTGGACTTGTTGACCTCGTCGGTGATCTTCTCGATCACCTTCTCCGGCCCCACGCCGTAGGGCAGTTCGTTGACCGTGATGGCCTGCCGCCCGCGGCTGCCCTCGAGCGGCCCGGTCTCGACGTTCGCCCGCATCCGCACGACGCCGCGGCCGGTCTCGTACGCCCGGCGCACCTCGTCGAGCCCGAGCAGCGCGCCGCCGGTCGGCAGGTCGGGCCCGGGGACGATCTCCATCAGCTTGTCCAGCGTGGCGTTCGGGTGATTGATCAGCCACCGCGCCGCGTTGATGATCTCGCCCATGTTGTGCGGGATCATGTTGGTCGCCATCCCGACCGCGATCCCGGACGTGCCGTTCACCAGCAGGTTCGGGAACGCGGCGGGCAGCACCGACGGCTCCTGCAGCGACCCGTCGTAGTTCGGCCGGAAGTCGACGGTGTCCTCGCCGAGCTCGCCGACCAGCAGCATCGCCTCGGGCGACATGCGGGCTTCGGTGTTGTGGTTGACGAAGCCACCGGCCAGGAACGAGTGGTCCTCCGTGGCGACCCGCACCGAGTAGACCTCGGTTGCCTCGGCCGAGGCAACCTCGGTGACTTCCTCGAAGCGGTAACCCGAGTCCATGATCGGCAGGATCGTGGACAGGATCTCGGTGTCGTTGATCCGGTCGATGATCCGCAGCCGCTCGGTCTCCCACCGCTCGACGCGGTCGAAGTTGTGCTGCGTCAGCCACTTACGACCGCTGCCCCGCCGGTCGAAGTCCAGCGCGCCGCGCACGTAGTCGGCCACGAACGGCACCCGGTCGCCGCCGAGCCGGTGCGGCCGCAGCACGGAACGCCGGAGCAGGCTCTGCAGCTTGGCCTGCTTGGTCTTGAGGAAGCCGACCCGCTCGGCGAACGCACGGACGTTGCGCAGCCCGGACAGCACGAGCCGGTGCTCGACCGATCCGCTCGGGCGGGTGTACTGCCGGTGCGTGGCCATCACGCCGAACTCGGCGAGCAGCTCCTGCAACTCGCCCGCGAGCCGCGCGCTGTAGCTCGTGTACTGGATGGTGAAGCCGTCGAGTGCGACCCGGCAGCCGCCGTCACCCTCGAACGCAGCCATCAGGAAGGCCCGTTTGACCCCGGGGCCGCCGTTCCACACGCACTCGGGCACGAACTTGTCCCGGGATTTGTGCTCGATGAACTCCGAGAGCGGGCTCGCGCGAAAGGCGTCCATGCCGCCCGCGTCGTCCTGCACGTCGAGTTCGTGGATCAGCTTCCGGTCGCGGCGGGTCTGGCGCTGGGAGACGTAGCGCTTGCCGCCCACGACCTGGTCGTAGGCGTGGAGGACCTCGCCG
This genomic interval carries:
- a CDS encoding RICIN domain-containing protein, with the translated sequence MSVKRRPFGLVGKALAFFAACLGLAFGSPALTPHATAATPFKVLAFYSGTYDAAHISFEKEANVWFPQQAAANGFSYSSTTNWDQLTSITPDQYQVVMFYDDQPQSQAQFEGFQRYMNAGGAFFGFHVTAYNDDSTPSYANWFHNDFLGTGRFVSNSWGPTAETLKIENRTHPSTVNLPATIQSSVSEWYSWQNDLRQNPNISILASLDPSTFPVGDDPNQTWYSGYYPIMWTNKNYKMIYANFGHNKMNYDTNTALSSTFESADQNKFILDGLRWLGGASSDGGTPPAGGISPTAWYPVVNKANGKCVDARSAASANGTVIQQYTCNASNAQQFQFQPTSAGFTRVNNRTNPAQVIDVSNVATTDNAGLQLWAYSGGTNQQWQPVSEGAGYYHFVARNSGKCLTVPGGSTADSVQLVQSACNGGAAQSFHVA
- a CDS encoding PepSY-associated TM helix domain-containing protein, coding for MTTDELTRAEPVRLARKGNFRRWLHRKPVRRALIVTHRWTSLVLGLFLVLETTSGAVLLYHAEYFRATHGEFYQHTDSSHPVGFQQARDIVAAAHPEFSPAWVSADGGILAVGDADFAQAYAVDPGTGRINGEARIENGVMGFLVNLHDCGLTCANDPGYVSWLAAPVPSIGIDWSPSMNWGLLILVVLGLLMVLLALTGIVVWWPGFRRFSHGFRVRTGKGRFARDFDLHNVIGIATVPFVLMWGVTGAAFYLPQAKDAWLAVTGGAPADTAKYSFTASPAAPGTPEIGIDRAAAAALAVTPGEVRYVTAPQSGYYNVSIASPGYQPYGERAFFGGDHTVYVDSHDATHVSDMDGKPQPGANTFYDRVFEPAHFGWLIGPWWRIVWFVLGLAPLALMLTGLSTWLFRTGSKRRRRKAKQATAA
- a CDS encoding DNA gyrase subunit A, whose protein sequence is MARRSKTPVTRVDASAFDRPGAQVFDNPLQTEMEDSYLEYAYSVIHSRALPDARDGLKPVHRRIMYSMNENGYRPTHAYVKSSRVVGDCMGKYHPHGDVAIYDAMVRLAQDFSLNAPLIDGHGNFGSPDDGPAASRYCVVGDTRIRLADGSSPRIADVVNLPADSEADADFEVLDKDGKAVRVDKVFNSGVHPTVRIATKSGFSLRGSENHPVLCLEAPMGVPVFQWRQLDEVKPGTVVCIARNAWTQVAPTAREYVLGVLTGAWVSEGFASENRAGFNNTDEHYFGEVLHAYDQVVGGKRYVSQRQTRRDRKLIHELDVQDDAGGMDAFRASPLSEFIEHKSRDKFVPECVWNGGPGVKRAFLMAAFEGDGGCRVALDGFTIQYTSYSARLAGELQELLAEFGVMATHRQYTRPSGSVEHRLVLSGLRNVRAFAERVGFLKTKQAKLQSLLRRSVLRPHRLGGDRVPFVADYVRGALDFDRRGSGRKWLTQHNFDRVERWETERLRIIDRINDTEILSTILPIMDSGYRFEEVTEVASAEATEVYSVRVATEDHSFLAGGFVNHNTEARMSPEAMLLVGELGEDTVDFRPNYDGSLQEPSVLPAAFPNLLVNGTSGIAVGMATNMIPHNMGEIINAARWLINHPNATLDKLMEIVPGPDLPTGGALLGLDEVRRAYETGRGVVRMRANVETGPLEGSRGRQAITVNELPYGVGPEKVIEKITDEVNKSKRLTGIADVKDLTDRENGTRLVIECKVGVNPQALLADLYRLTPLEQSFGINNLVLVDGQPRTLGLKALLEVFLKHRYEVVTRRTRYRRRKREERLHLVEGLLTALLNIDKVIKLIRESENAQAAKDGLMQRFKLSEIQATYILDTPLRRLTKYDRLELEAEQDKLREEIAELSTILDDETVLKKLVSSELAKISKDFPTERRTRLIDGDLKEVLAASKPSGPLEITDDPCQVILSATGLVARTAAESEEASEVRRRNGRVKHDAVSAVVHTTARGQVLLVTSRGRAFKTDVLPLPVLPEQAGTVSLRGGMAAKELVPLEKGETVVGIAPLGEQAAGSAGLALGTRGGVVKVCAPEWPVRSDEFEVISLKAGDQVVGATWLTDGSETLAFVSSEASLLRFAASLVRPQGLKSGGMAGINIPAGGSAVFFGAVRTDDEEHGEPMVVTATGQSVKVTPFSEYPAKGRATAGVRAHRFLKGETGVTVAWIGPRPAGAARNGDPVELPEVDLRRDGSGHAHPGPDVVGHAIERD
- a CDS encoding CHAP domain-containing protein, which codes for MRTKIVSAVLLLAGVCAPPAAAASVSARTGPGTVFPAAAGALDDRAAAVCTVRAEPVDGNDGWARLSSGGWVPAAQLKTVTAAPECEGTGAYPAGDDYPYRTAGADNVDRWAFYRGQCTSFVAWRLEQTLGYFHNFQWHNGIPGHWGNAVDWDDNARKLGYRVDRVPVPGAVAQWESGHVAYISAVQGKTVTVEEYNWVTPLAYDIRVTTMDRISAVLHVVPGR
- a CDS encoding YbaB/EbfC family DNA-binding protein: MAEFDVDLAAARVAEQAERAGADAAARFARSGPVVGKAEVGDVAVEVAPGGLLTGLTLSRSALRSGSEALAAQIVELAHRAQRRAGDRMHQVLAPVLEPAQLTSLGYEPLAEDDPDYYDDRPEMP
- a CDS encoding YbaB/EbfC family nucleoid-associated protein, with amino-acid sequence MNALSTRALIEQARSREAALTQVSALMAQARGTAHAPDGTVEVTVDALGSLHRLWLAPSVINADPSRLSALIIDVTSAAMTEAAQDSYNKVALLLGAEMTELVEQLSGVPAPARAEDDDPGMTVEEFQRQRAERLGERTVAASSATPVADVSADDDWTTFDPASLRSDR
- a CDS encoding winged helix-turn-helix domain-containing protein gives rise to the protein MTAPQLDRLLSDPTRLAIMSVLCAAEWCDFAFLRDGVSLSDSALSKQLATLKKAEYIEQRRTYLGRVPKTSVQATAEGRERFLEHVEALRMIVERAPNR